A region from the Simiduia sp. 21SJ11W-1 genome encodes:
- a CDS encoding Na(+)-translocating NADH-quinone reductase subunit A, translating into MIKIRRGLDLPISGAPEQTIHDAPKARSVAVIGVDYHGMKPTMAVKEGDKVKLGQLLFTDKKTEGVRYTAPAAGTVAAINRGAKRMLQSVVIDVEGEEAEQFARFEPAAFATLERQQVVDNLVNSGLWTALRTRPYSKVPALDATPKSIFVTAMDTNPLALDPAIVIAEQSEAFNQGLQLLTRLTEGPVYVCKAAGANVEVNSFERVSVHEFGGVHPAGNAGTHIHFLDPVSASKSVWTIGYQDVIAMAKLFTTGTLATERVISLAGPQVEKPRLLRTRLGANLEEILAGELKDGENRVVSGSVFGGRKAFGPYGFLGRYHTQVTVLLEGRDRPFLHYLRAGFNLFSTTGIYISKLLGGNKKYDFTTTTAGSERAMVPIGTYERIMPLDILPTQLLRSLIVGDTDMAQKLGALELDEEDLALCTYVCPGKYEYGPILRDNLTRIEKEG; encoded by the coding sequence ATGATCAAGATCCGTCGGGGATTGGATTTACCTATATCCGGTGCTCCCGAGCAGACCATTCATGACGCCCCTAAAGCCAGGTCGGTTGCGGTCATTGGCGTGGATTACCACGGCATGAAACCCACCATGGCTGTAAAAGAGGGTGACAAGGTCAAGCTAGGGCAGCTGCTGTTTACTGACAAAAAAACCGAAGGCGTGCGCTATACAGCGCCTGCCGCCGGTACGGTTGCAGCGATTAACCGCGGTGCCAAGCGCATGCTGCAATCGGTTGTCATTGATGTTGAAGGCGAAGAGGCGGAGCAATTTGCACGCTTTGAGCCGGCAGCCTTCGCCACGCTTGAGCGCCAGCAGGTGGTTGATAACCTGGTGAACTCGGGGCTCTGGACAGCGCTGCGCACGCGCCCTTACAGCAAGGTGCCAGCATTGGATGCGACGCCTAAGTCGATTTTTGTGACTGCCATGGATACCAACCCATTGGCGCTGGACCCTGCGATCGTCATCGCCGAGCAAAGCGAGGCCTTTAATCAGGGCTTGCAGTTGCTTACGCGCTTAACCGAAGGTCCGGTTTATGTGTGTAAAGCCGCCGGTGCAAACGTAGAAGTGAACAGCTTCGAGCGTGTATCCGTACACGAGTTCGGTGGTGTGCACCCGGCAGGCAATGCCGGTACCCACATCCACTTCCTAGACCCGGTGAGTGCCAGCAAATCTGTGTGGACCATCGGTTACCAGGATGTGATCGCCATGGCGAAGCTCTTCACCACCGGTACACTTGCCACCGAGCGCGTGATTTCGCTGGCAGGCCCCCAGGTTGAAAAGCCCCGTTTGCTGCGCACACGTCTGGGTGCCAACCTTGAAGAAATTCTGGCTGGTGAGTTGAAAGACGGTGAAAACCGCGTGGTTTCAGGTTCTGTGTTCGGTGGTCGCAAAGCCTTTGGCCCCTACGGGTTCCTGGGCCGTTACCACACTCAGGTAACCGTGCTGCTGGAAGGGCGCGACCGTCCATTCCTGCACTACCTGCGTGCCGGCTTTAACCTGTTTTCAACCACCGGCATTTACATTTCCAAGTTGCTCGGTGGCAACAAGAAGTACGACTTCACCACCACCACAGCGGGCAGCGAGCGTGCCATGGTGCCCATTGGTACCTACGAGCGCATCATGCCGCTGGACATTTTGCCAACGCAATTACTGCGTTCGCTGATTGTTGGCGACACCGACATGGCCCAGAAGTTGGGCGCACTGGAATTGGACGAAGAAGATCTGGCTTTGTGTACCTATGTTTGCCCGGGCAAATATGAGTATGGCCCCATTCTTCGGGATAACCTTACCCGTATTGAGAAGGAGGGCTAA
- a CDS encoding NADH:ubiquinone reductase (Na(+)-transporting) subunit B, giving the protein MKALRNWFDSLEPHFHKGGKYENWYALYEAIDTGLFRPSDVTKTTSHVRDGIDLKRIMITVWACTFPAMFYGMYNLGFQANTAMADLGIAAVEGWRGGLIELFAGYSAHSIWDNLIHGAAYFLPIYMTVFVVGGFWEVLFAMKRGHEVNEGFFVTSILFALICPPDIPLWMAALGITFGVVIAKEVFGGTGKNFLNPALAGRAFLFFAYPAEMSGDQVWTAVDGFSGATALSVAYSDGMSALTDQMTWLDAFFGNMQGSIGEVSTLAILIGGVVLVACKIASLRIITGVMAGMMATSFLFNLVGNPETNPMMAMPWYWHLVVGGFAFGMVFMATDPVSAAMTESGKLWFGFLIGFMVVVIRVANPAFPEGMMLAILFANLFAPLIDHFVVQANVKRRLARG; this is encoded by the coding sequence ATGAAAGCATTACGCAATTGGTTCGATAGCCTCGAGCCCCACTTCCACAAAGGTGGAAAATACGAAAACTGGTACGCGCTCTACGAAGCCATTGATACCGGTTTGTTCCGTCCATCGGATGTCACCAAAACCACGTCGCACGTGCGTGACGGTATTGACCTCAAGCGCATCATGATCACCGTGTGGGCTTGTACCTTCCCGGCCATGTTCTACGGCATGTATAACTTGGGTTTTCAGGCCAACACGGCCATGGCAGACCTGGGTATTGCCGCGGTAGAAGGCTGGCGCGGTGGCTTGATTGAGCTGTTCGCCGGTTACTCTGCCCATAGCATTTGGGACAACCTGATCCACGGTGCGGCTTACTTCCTTCCTATTTACATGACCGTGTTTGTAGTGGGCGGTTTCTGGGAAGTGCTGTTTGCCATGAAACGTGGCCACGAAGTAAACGAAGGTTTCTTCGTAACCTCTATATTGTTTGCCTTGATCTGTCCGCCAGATATTCCCCTGTGGATGGCGGCGCTGGGTATTACCTTTGGTGTGGTTATTGCCAAAGAAGTATTCGGCGGTACCGGCAAAAACTTCCTTAACCCGGCGCTTGCCGGCCGTGCTTTCCTGTTCTTTGCCTACCCAGCTGAAATGTCTGGCGATCAGGTGTGGACTGCGGTAGACGGCTTCTCGGGCGCCACTGCGTTGTCTGTTGCCTACTCGGATGGCATGTCTGCCTTAACCGACCAAATGACCTGGCTCGATGCCTTCTTCGGCAACATGCAAGGCTCTATTGGTGAAGTATCTACCCTTGCGATTCTGATCGGCGGTGTGGTGCTGGTGGCCTGCAAAATTGCTTCGTTGCGCATCATTACCGGTGTGATGGCAGGCATGATGGCCACCTCTTTCCTGTTTAACCTGGTGGGTAATCCTGAAACCAACCCCATGATGGCCATGCCCTGGTACTGGCACTTGGTAGTGGGTGGTTTTGCCTTCGGTATGGTGTTCATGGCAACCGACCCTGTGTCTGCTGCAATGACCGAGTCTGGCAAGTTGTGGTTCGGATTCTTGATTGGCTTTATGGTTGTTGTCATCCGTGTAGCCAACCCTGCATTCCCGGAAGGCATGATGTTGGCCATCCTGTTTGCCAACCTCTTTGCGCCACTGATCGACCACTTCGTGGTTCAAGCAAACGTTAAGCGGAGGCTGGCACGTGGCTAA
- a CDS encoding Na(+)-translocating NADH-quinone reductase subunit C codes for MANNDTIKKTIIVALSLCIVCSVVVSTAAVMLKPMQVKNKELDFKRNILMAAGLMEEGKTVEELFAQIETRVVDLETGKFTEEVAPANYDQRKASKDPARSTKLEPQEDIAKIGRRENLAKVFLLTKDGDIEKVILPVKGYGLWSTLYGFIALESDLNTVVGLGFYEHGETPGLGGEVDNPKWKALWVGKEVYDGGAVAIDVIKGSAPAGDEHKIDGLSGATLTSVGVENLVRFWMGENGYAEFLTNLKNGEA; via the coding sequence GTGGCTAATAACGATACTATTAAAAAGACGATTATCGTCGCTTTATCGCTGTGTATTGTGTGTTCTGTGGTGGTGTCTACCGCTGCAGTAATGCTCAAGCCCATGCAGGTAAAGAACAAAGAGCTGGATTTTAAGCGCAACATCCTGATGGCCGCAGGCCTGATGGAAGAGGGTAAAACCGTTGAAGAGCTGTTTGCGCAGATCGAAACTCGCGTAGTGGATCTTGAAACCGGTAAATTTACCGAAGAAGTTGCACCGGCAAACTACGATCAGCGCAAAGCGTCGAAAGACCCTGCGCGCTCCACCAAGCTTGAGCCACAAGAAGACATCGCCAAAATTGGCCGCCGTGAAAACCTGGCCAAGGTGTTTTTGCTAACAAAAGATGGCGATATCGAAAAGGTAATTTTGCCCGTTAAAGGTTATGGCTTGTGGTCTACCTTGTACGGCTTCATTGCCCTTGAATCCGATCTCAACACCGTTGTTGGGCTGGGCTTTTACGAGCACGGCGAAACACCGGGCCTGGGTGGTGAAGTGGATAACCCCAAGTGGAAAGCACTGTGGGTGGGCAAAGAAGTGTATGACGGCGGTGCAGTTGCGATCGACGTGATAAAAGGTTCAGCACCTGCCGGTGACGAGCACAAAATTGATGGTTTGTCTGGCGCAACACTCACCAGTGTGGGTGTAGAAAACCTGGTGCGTTTCTGGATGGGCGAAAACGGCTACGCCGAGTTCCTCACTAATCTGAAAAATGGGGAGGCTTAA
- a CDS encoding NADH:ubiquinone reductase (Na(+)-transporting) subunit D: MKTKELLFKPVIENNPIALQILGICSALAVTTSLKVTLVMCVALTLVTAFSNLFVALVRKHIPSNIRIIVQMTIIASLVIVVDQVLKAVAYDISKQLSVFVGLIITNCIVMGRAEAFAMKNPPIPSFLDGIGNGLGYSALLIVLGVVRELFGSGSLLGYKLMPLVTEGGWYVSNGMLLLAPSAFFLIGLIIWAIRAYKPDQVEEEEFKICSNTKAQEA; the protein is encoded by the coding sequence ATGAAGACTAAAGAACTTCTGTTTAAACCCGTCATTGAGAACAACCCCATTGCATTGCAGATTTTGGGTATTTGTTCCGCGCTGGCTGTAACTACCTCACTGAAAGTGACGCTGGTTATGTGCGTGGCGCTGACGCTGGTAACCGCATTTTCAAACCTGTTTGTGGCCCTGGTTCGCAAGCACATCCCAAGCAACATTCGTATTATTGTGCAGATGACCATCATTGCCTCACTGGTAATTGTGGTTGATCAGGTGCTAAAAGCAGTGGCCTACGATATCAGCAAGCAGCTTTCGGTATTTGTTGGCCTGATCATCACTAACTGTATTGTGATGGGCCGCGCCGAAGCCTTCGCCATGAAAAACCCGCCAATCCCAAGCTTTTTAGATGGCATTGGCAATGGTTTGGGTTACTCGGCACTGCTGATTGTGTTGGGTGTTGTGCGTGAACTGTTTGGTTCTGGCTCGCTCTTGGGTTACAAGTTAATGCCACTGGTCACTGAAGGTGGCTGGTATGTGTCTAACGGCATGCTGCTGCTTGCGCCTTCTGCTTTCTTCCTTATCGGTTTGATTATTTGGGCCATTCGCGCCTATAAGCCTGATCAGGTGGAAGAAGAGGAGTTCAAGATTTGCTCCAACACCAAAGCGCAGGAGGCTTAA
- the nqrE gene encoding NADH:ubiquinone reductase (Na(+)-transporting) subunit E: protein MEALLSLFVKSIFIQNMALAFFLGMCTFLAISKKIEAAFGLGVAVVVVLAITVPVNNLLYTYLLKDGALVWLGPQFASVDLSFLGLITYIGVIAAMVQILEMLLDKYVPALYNALGVFLPLITVNCAIMGASLFMVERDYNLAESTVFGIGSGVGWALAITALAGIREKMKYSDVPAGLRGLGITFITVGLMSLGFMSFGGIDL, encoded by the coding sequence ATGGAAGCGTTGCTGAGTTTATTTGTTAAGTCGATCTTCATTCAAAACATGGCCCTGGCGTTCTTCCTGGGCATGTGTACCTTTTTGGCTATCTCCAAAAAGATTGAAGCGGCGTTTGGTTTGGGTGTGGCGGTTGTGGTGGTATTGGCCATTACTGTGCCGGTGAACAACCTGCTGTACACCTACCTGTTAAAAGACGGTGCCCTGGTTTGGCTTGGGCCGCAGTTTGCCAGTGTAGATTTGAGCTTTTTGGGCTTGATTACCTACATCGGTGTAATTGCCGCCATGGTCCAGATTCTGGAAATGCTGTTGGATAAATACGTACCTGCGCTGTACAACGCGCTGGGCGTGTTCCTGCCGCTGATCACCGTAAACTGCGCCATCATGGGTGCATCTCTGTTCATGGTTGAGCGTGACTACAACCTGGCTGAATCTACCGTGTTCGGTATTGGTTCTGGTGTGGGCTGGGCGCTGGCAATCACCGCGCTGGCCGGTATTCGCGAAAAAATGAAGTACAGTGATGTGCCTGCGGGTCTGCGTGGCCTGGGCATTACCTTTATCACCGTTGGTTTGATGTCGCTTGGCTTTATGTCATTCGGCGGCATCGACCTGTAA
- the nqrF gene encoding NADH:ubiquinone reductase (Na(+)-transporting) subunit F has product MDITIIAGVVMFTVIVLLLVAVILGARSKLVNSGDVTIVVNDEKTITVPAGGKLLQTLADSGLFLPSACGGGGSCAQCKCIVNEGGGEMLPTEESHFTKREAKEGWRLSCQTPVKQNMKVHVEEDVFGVKQWECTVESNPNVATFIKELTLKLPEGENVDFRAGGYVQLEAPPHHVKFKDFEIEEKFRGDWEHFGFFNLESKVTEPVIRAYSMANYPEEKGIVKFNIRIATPPPRTQGLPPGQMSSYVFSLKPGDKVTVYGPFGEFFAKDTDAEMVFIGGGAGMAPMRSHIFDQLRRLKSKRKMSFWYGARSLRELFYKEDYDMLASENENFDWHIALSDPQPEDDWTGLTGFIHNVLYEQYLRDHEAPEDCEYYMCGPPMMNAAVIKMLKDLGVEDENIMLDDFGG; this is encoded by the coding sequence ATGGACATTACAATTATTGCTGGCGTCGTGATGTTCACGGTCATCGTGCTTTTGCTCGTGGCTGTGATCCTCGGCGCTCGCTCAAAACTGGTTAATTCCGGCGATGTCACCATCGTCGTTAACGATGAGAAAACCATCACTGTGCCTGCCGGCGGTAAGCTGCTGCAAACCCTGGCTGATAGTGGCTTGTTCCTGCCCTCGGCTTGTGGCGGCGGCGGTAGCTGTGCGCAGTGTAAGTGCATTGTGAACGAAGGTGGCGGCGAGATGCTGCCCACTGAAGAATCGCACTTCACCAAGCGTGAGGCCAAAGAAGGCTGGCGCTTATCTTGCCAGACGCCGGTGAAGCAAAACATGAAGGTGCACGTTGAAGAAGACGTGTTTGGTGTGAAGCAGTGGGAGTGTACCGTTGAGTCCAACCCCAATGTTGCCACCTTTATTAAAGAGCTGACGCTCAAGCTGCCAGAGGGCGAGAACGTCGATTTCCGTGCCGGTGGTTACGTGCAGCTGGAAGCGCCACCACACCATGTGAAATTCAAAGACTTCGAAATCGAAGAGAAATTCCGTGGCGATTGGGAGCACTTTGGCTTCTTTAACCTGGAGTCAAAGGTAACCGAGCCGGTTATTCGCGCATACTCCATGGCGAACTACCCGGAAGAGAAGGGCATTGTTAAGTTCAATATCCGTATTGCAACGCCACCACCGCGCACGCAGGGCTTGCCACCAGGCCAGATGTCCTCTTACGTGTTTAGCCTGAAGCCCGGTGACAAAGTGACCGTATACGGCCCCTTTGGTGAGTTCTTCGCCAAAGACACCGATGCCGAAATGGTGTTTATCGGTGGCGGTGCCGGCATGGCCCCCATGCGTTCGCACATCTTTGATCAGCTGCGTCGCTTGAAGTCCAAGCGCAAGATGTCTTTCTGGTACGGTGCGCGTTCGCTGCGTGAGCTGTTCTACAAAGAAGACTACGACATGCTCGCTTCCGAGAACGAAAACTTCGATTGGCACATTGCCTTGTCTGATCCGCAGCCAGAAGACGATTGGACAGGCCTGACCGGCTTCATCCACAACGTGTTGTACGAGCAGTATCTGCGTGATCACGAAGCGCCGGAAGATTGTGAGTACTACATGTGTGGCCCGCCAATGATGAACGCGGCGGTGATTAAAATGTTGAAGGACCTTGGTGTTGAAGACGAAAACATCATGCTTGATGACTTTGGCGGCTGA
- a CDS encoding FAD:protein FMN transferase, translating to MAAGVWLKARARKRTSFLFLWLLVFCLVACQADPAAYEKLAGKTMGTSYHVTLVGEVEDAASLQAEIDALLVQVNKEMSTYDPESTLMQLNRAPLGEAFALPAGLQYVLAESGRLHEATGGAFDVTVGPLVNRWGFGPEAEQALPSAEEIAALQARVGFGYLSFSESGGTVTRERDVFVDLSAIAKGYGVDRVAELLQGKGFDNFLVEIGGELRLAGVNPYGKPWRIAVERPELAPGSVQAAIGVSDMAMATSGNYRNFRWIDGKQYAHTISPVTGWPVEHQMLSVTVLAENCTLADGLATAFSVMGPADTLAYAQKHGLAVFLLEQQGDKIVERWSKAFEPYLED from the coding sequence TTGGCAGCCGGGGTCTGGTTAAAAGCGAGGGCGCGCAAGCGCACCTCGTTTTTGTTTTTGTGGCTATTGGTTTTTTGCCTGGTAGCTTGCCAGGCAGACCCGGCTGCATATGAAAAGCTGGCCGGTAAAACCATGGGTACCAGCTACCACGTGACACTGGTAGGTGAGGTGGAAGATGCCGCCAGCCTGCAAGCAGAGATCGATGCGCTTTTGGTGCAGGTGAATAAGGAAATGTCTACTTATGATCCTGAATCTACCCTGATGCAGTTAAACCGCGCGCCTTTGGGTGAGGCCTTCGCGCTGCCCGCTGGCTTGCAATACGTGTTGGCTGAATCGGGCCGCTTGCATGAAGCCACAGGCGGTGCCTTTGATGTCACCGTGGGCCCTTTGGTTAACCGGTGGGGGTTTGGGCCTGAAGCCGAGCAGGCGCTGCCCAGTGCCGAGGAAATCGCTGCACTGCAGGCCCGCGTGGGTTTTGGCTACCTGTCGTTTTCTGAGTCTGGCGGTACTGTTACCCGTGAGCGCGATGTGTTTGTAGATTTGTCTGCCATTGCCAAAGGTTACGGCGTTGATCGCGTTGCCGAGCTTTTACAAGGTAAGGGGTTTGACAACTTTCTTGTGGAAATCGGCGGCGAATTGCGGCTTGCGGGTGTGAACCCCTACGGTAAGCCTTGGCGTATTGCCGTGGAGCGCCCGGAATTGGCCCCTGGTAGTGTTCAGGCCGCCATTGGCGTATCCGACATGGCAATGGCGACATCGGGTAATTACCGTAACTTTCGTTGGATTGATGGCAAGCAGTATGCCCATACTATCAGCCCCGTGACAGGCTGGCCGGTAGAGCATCAAATGTTATCGGTGACCGTACTTGCTGAAAATTGCACACTGGCAGACGGTTTGGCCACGGCTTTCAGTGTTATGGGGCCCGCCGATACGCTGGCTTATGCACAAAAGCACGGGCTTGCGGTATTTCTGCTTGAACAGCAAGGCGATAAAATAGTTGAACGCTGGTCCAAGGCGTTTGAACCCTACCTGGAAGATTGA